The following proteins are encoded in a genomic region of Protaetiibacter sp. SSC-01:
- the gyrA gene encoding DNA gyrase subunit A, whose amino-acid sequence MADDTTTEQDLPAHDRIEQVDLQLEMQRSYLDYAMSVIVGRALPDVRDGLKPVHRRVIYTMYDGGYRPDRAFSKCTRVIGDVMGQFHPHGDSSVYDALVRLVQPWSLRYPLALGQGNFGSPGNDGAAAHRYTETKMAPLAMEMVRDIDENTVDMQDNYDGRTQEPTVLPARFPNLLVNGSVGIAVGMATNIPPHNLREVADAALWALEHPDATREELLEAAIARIKGPDFPTGAQILGVKGIHDAYRTGRGAITMRAVVNVEELQGRTCLVVTELPYQVNPDNLAEKIALLIKEGKLQGIADIRDETSGRTGQRLVIILKRDAVARVVLNNLYKHTQLQENFGANMLAIVDGVPRTLSIDAFISYWIQHQIEVIVRRTQFRLDKAEADAHIQRGYVKALDALDEVIALIRRSPDVEEARAGLIKLLDIDELQADAILAMQLRRLAALERKKIQDRLAELEAEIAEYKLILADESRQRGIITEELTEIAHKYGDDRRTEILFGFDGDMSVEDLIPEEEMVVTVTRGGYIKRTRSDNYRSQHRGGKGVKGAQLRADDVVEHFFVTTTHHWLLFFTTKGRVYRAKAYELQEAGRDAKGQHVANLLALQPDEQIAQILDIRDYGVAPYLALATRQGYIKKTALTEYDTNRTGGIIAINLNEGDEVVSALLVDESSDVLLVSRHGQSLRFTADDNSLRPMGRSTAGVHGMKFRDGDTLLSASVVDRGSEAEPADEDAEEAAVTDGPFVFVVTEGGYAKRTAVSQYRVQGRNGFGILVAKLTEARGDLAGALIVEEDDEVLAVLASGKVIRSAVAEVPAKGRNTMGVKFAQLADDDRIIQIARNSERNLASQDSEDTEPVGEDAQNTDASAPDAAGKDDTE is encoded by the coding sequence ATGGCAGACGACACCACGACCGAGCAGGACCTGCCGGCGCACGACCGCATCGAGCAGGTCGACCTCCAGCTCGAGATGCAGCGGAGCTACCTCGACTACGCGATGAGCGTCATCGTCGGGCGCGCCCTGCCCGACGTGCGCGACGGCCTCAAGCCCGTGCACCGCCGCGTCATCTACACGATGTACGACGGCGGCTACCGCCCCGACCGCGCGTTCTCGAAGTGCACCCGCGTCATCGGCGACGTCATGGGTCAATTCCACCCGCACGGCGACTCGTCGGTGTACGACGCGCTCGTGCGACTCGTGCAGCCGTGGTCGCTGCGCTACCCGCTGGCGCTCGGCCAGGGCAACTTCGGCTCCCCCGGCAACGACGGCGCCGCCGCCCACCGATACACCGAGACCAAGATGGCGCCGCTCGCCATGGAGATGGTCCGCGACATCGACGAGAACACCGTCGACATGCAGGACAACTACGACGGTCGCACGCAGGAGCCCACCGTGCTCCCGGCGCGCTTCCCGAACCTGCTCGTCAACGGCTCCGTCGGCATCGCGGTCGGCATGGCCACGAACATCCCGCCCCACAACCTCCGCGAGGTGGCGGATGCCGCGCTGTGGGCCCTCGAGCACCCGGATGCGACGCGCGAGGAGCTGCTCGAGGCCGCGATCGCGCGCATCAAGGGACCGGACTTCCCGACCGGCGCCCAGATCCTCGGGGTCAAGGGCATCCACGACGCCTACCGCACGGGCCGCGGCGCCATCACGATGCGCGCCGTCGTCAACGTCGAGGAGCTCCAGGGCCGCACGTGCCTCGTCGTCACCGAGTTGCCGTACCAGGTGAACCCCGACAACCTGGCCGAGAAGATCGCGCTCCTCATCAAGGAGGGCAAGCTCCAGGGCATCGCCGACATCCGCGACGAGACCTCGGGGCGCACCGGTCAGCGCCTCGTCATCATCCTCAAGCGCGACGCCGTCGCGCGGGTCGTGCTCAACAACCTCTACAAGCACACCCAGCTGCAGGAGAACTTCGGCGCGAACATGCTCGCGATCGTCGACGGCGTGCCCCGCACGCTCTCGATCGACGCGTTCATCTCGTACTGGATCCAGCACCAGATCGAGGTCATCGTCCGGCGCACCCAGTTCCGCCTCGACAAGGCGGAGGCCGACGCCCACATCCAGCGCGGCTACGTGAAGGCGCTCGACGCGCTCGACGAGGTCATCGCGCTCATCCGCCGCTCCCCCGACGTGGAGGAGGCGCGGGCCGGCCTCATCAAGCTGCTCGACATCGACGAGCTGCAGGCGGATGCGATCCTCGCGATGCAGCTGCGTCGCCTCGCCGCCCTCGAGCGCAAGAAGATCCAGGACCGCCTGGCCGAGCTCGAGGCGGAGATCGCCGAGTACAAGCTCATCCTCGCCGACGAGTCGCGCCAGCGCGGCATCATCACCGAGGAGCTCACCGAGATCGCGCACAAGTACGGCGACGACCGCCGCACCGAGATCCTCTTCGGGTTCGACGGCGACATGAGCGTCGAAGACCTCATCCCCGAAGAGGAGATGGTGGTCACCGTCACGCGCGGCGGCTACATCAAGCGCACCCGCAGCGACAACTACCGCTCGCAGCACCGCGGCGGCAAGGGTGTGAAGGGCGCGCAGCTGCGAGCCGACGACGTCGTCGAGCACTTCTTCGTCACGACCACGCACCACTGGCTGCTGTTCTTCACGACCAAGGGCCGCGTGTACCGCGCCAAGGCCTACGAGCTGCAGGAGGCGGGTCGCGACGCGAAGGGTCAGCACGTCGCCAACCTGCTCGCCCTCCAGCCGGACGAGCAGATCGCGCAGATCCTCGACATCCGGGACTACGGCGTCGCGCCGTACCTCGCGCTCGCCACGCGCCAGGGCTACATCAAGAAGACGGCGCTCACCGAGTACGACACCAACCGCACCGGCGGCATCATCGCCATCAACCTCAACGAGGGCGACGAGGTCGTGTCGGCACTGCTCGTCGACGAGTCGAGCGACGTGCTGCTCGTCTCCCGCCACGGCCAGTCGCTGCGCTTCACCGCCGACGACAACTCGCTGCGCCCCATGGGCCGCTCGACCGCGGGTGTGCACGGCATGAAGTTCCGCGACGGCGACACGCTGCTCTCCGCATCCGTCGTCGACCGCGGATCGGAGGCCGAGCCGGCCGACGAGGACGCCGAGGAGGCCGCCGTCACCGACGGTCCCTTCGTGTTCGTCGTCACCGAGGGCGGCTACGCGAAGCGCACCGCCGTCTCCCAGTACCGGGTGCAGGGACGCAACGGATTCGGCATCCTCGTCGCCAAGCTGACCGAGGCGCGAGGCGATCTCGCCGGCGCACTCATCGTCGAGGAAGACGACGAAGTGCTCGCAGTCCTCGCCAGCGGCAAGGTGATAAGGTCTGCCGTGGCCGAGGTCCCGGCGAAGGGCCGCAACACCATGGGCGTCAAGTTCGCCCAGCTCGCGGACGACGACCGGATCATCCAGATCGCGCGCAACAGCGAACGGAACCTCGCCTCCCAGGACTCAGAAGACACCGAACCCGTGGGTGAGGACGCGCAGAACACGGATGCATCGGCCCCCGATGCCGCCGGGAAGGACGACACCGAATGA
- a CDS encoding DUF3566 domain-containing protein, which produces MTSVAEKLQRKEHRSASSKQVRLKLVYIDFWSVVKFSFLIWLCLGIVLIVAAVLIWIVLNSTGVFGALNDLLREILGNESFSVTDSFGLGQVVLFSFVVAVLNTVSGTVLGAIAALLYNLSVRFTGGILVGFQNS; this is translated from the coding sequence ATGACAAGCGTCGCCGAGAAGCTCCAGCGCAAGGAGCACCGCAGCGCCAGCAGCAAGCAGGTGCGCCTCAAGCTCGTCTACATCGACTTCTGGTCGGTCGTGAAGTTCAGCTTCCTCATCTGGCTGTGCCTCGGCATCGTGCTCATCGTCGCCGCCGTGCTCATCTGGATCGTGCTGAACTCGACGGGCGTCTTCGGCGCCCTCAACGACCTGCTGCGCGAGATCCTCGGCAACGAGAGCTTCTCCGTGACCGACTCGTTCGGCCTCGGACAGGTCGTGCTGTTCTCGTTCGTGGTGGCCGTGCTCAACACCGTGAGCGGCACCGTCCTCGGTGCGATCGCCGCGCTGCTCTACAACCTGAGCGTGCGGTTCACGGGCGGCATCCTCGTCGGGTTCCAGAACAGCTGA
- a CDS encoding NADP-dependent oxidoreductase — MARFVQYTEFGGPEVLEVVEGPVPTAGEGTVVVETRAIGVNPIDGKLRSGKRPSGPITTPRVPGSDASGVVVEVAPGVEEWHVGDEVVVSTGSGTYATHVVVPVAGLTRKPAALGWAQAAGLGVPAGTAYQSLRSLGVEAGMTVFVHGASGSVGQDAVQFARELGAHVIGTASPANQDRVRQLGAIPVAYGEGLVERVRAIAPEGVDRALDAAGTDEAIEASIELTGDPQKVATIVRGADAPNWGIQAYRGGSKVPLTAEQEAWRAEGVRLAAERAASGTFDVEIGRTLRLDDAAEAQRLLEEGKAPRGKLILLP, encoded by the coding sequence ATGGCGCGGTTCGTTCAGTACACCGAGTTCGGCGGTCCGGAGGTGCTCGAGGTCGTCGAAGGCCCGGTGCCCACCGCGGGCGAGGGCACGGTCGTCGTCGAGACGCGCGCCATCGGCGTGAACCCCATCGACGGCAAGCTGCGCTCGGGGAAGCGGCCGAGCGGGCCGATCACCACGCCGCGCGTGCCGGGCTCGGATGCGTCGGGCGTCGTCGTCGAGGTCGCCCCCGGTGTCGAGGAGTGGCACGTGGGCGACGAGGTCGTCGTGTCGACCGGCAGCGGCACGTACGCGACGCACGTCGTCGTGCCCGTCGCGGGGCTCACCCGCAAGCCGGCCGCGCTCGGGTGGGCGCAGGCCGCCGGGCTCGGCGTGCCCGCGGGTACCGCCTACCAGTCGCTGCGCTCGCTCGGGGTCGAGGCGGGCATGACCGTGTTCGTCCACGGCGCATCCGGGTCGGTCGGGCAGGACGCCGTGCAGTTCGCGCGCGAGCTCGGTGCCCACGTGATCGGCACCGCGAGCCCCGCCAACCAGGACCGCGTGCGTCAGCTCGGAGCGATCCCCGTCGCGTACGGCGAGGGACTCGTCGAGCGGGTGCGGGCGATCGCGCCCGAGGGCGTCGACCGGGCGCTCGACGCCGCCGGCACGGACGAGGCGATCGAGGCGTCGATCGAGCTGACCGGCGACCCGCAGAAGGTGGCGACCATCGTGCGCGGGGCGGATGCGCCGAACTGGGGGATCCAGGCGTATCGCGGCGGCAGCAAGGTGCCGCTCACCGCCGAGCAGGAGGCGTGGCGCGCGGAAGGTGTGCGGCTCGCGGCGGAGCGGGCGGCATCCGGCACCTTCGACGTGGAGATCGGCCGCACCCTGCGTCTCGACGATGCCGCGGAGGCGCAGCGTCTGCTCGAGGAGGGGAAGGCCCCGCGCGGCAAGCTCATCCTGCTGCCGTAG
- a CDS encoding Fic family protein, producing the protein MHILDWVPANVETVPWSQKQRGGTRDDRMLSEMEASVPPFIADLDYTIPRDLIRTTEEALVAVAGMDAAAADAPAEMTRFMVRTESVASSKIERVVASTEDFARAIAGSRGNESATSMVAGSQAIGMMIEAAGTRGTIELEDLTAAHAVLMKEDRDEGPYAGQIRNEQNWIGGSDYSPRGALHVPPVPERVEALLADLIVFSNRDDIAALAQAAIAHAQFETIHPFGNGNGRIGRALVGAILRRRGVMRNTIVPVASGLNARRDDYFDALTSYRAGSAAPLVSLMARAAKVGGDEGRISVERIKEMPIDWAERVVARADSTASKIMGSLFSSPVMTLDEAMAVSSTSNSQVYVAMARLEEAEIVTEITGRKRDRVWAATDVMAELDDLDARIRAAMR; encoded by the coding sequence ATGCACATCCTCGATTGGGTGCCCGCCAACGTCGAGACGGTCCCGTGGAGCCAGAAGCAGCGCGGTGGCACTCGCGATGACCGGATGCTGTCGGAGATGGAGGCATCCGTACCCCCGTTCATCGCTGACCTCGATTACACGATCCCGCGGGATCTCATCCGAACCACTGAGGAAGCCCTCGTCGCTGTCGCTGGCATGGATGCCGCTGCCGCGGATGCTCCCGCCGAGATGACCAGGTTCATGGTGCGCACGGAGAGTGTGGCGTCCTCGAAGATCGAGCGTGTCGTGGCGAGCACGGAGGACTTCGCTCGCGCAATCGCCGGCTCCCGCGGCAACGAGTCCGCCACCAGCATGGTCGCGGGTTCGCAGGCGATCGGCATGATGATCGAGGCTGCAGGCACGCGCGGAACCATCGAGCTCGAGGATCTCACCGCCGCCCACGCCGTGCTGATGAAGGAGGATCGGGACGAAGGCCCGTACGCCGGCCAGATCCGCAACGAGCAGAACTGGATCGGCGGAAGCGACTACTCGCCGCGGGGCGCGCTGCACGTGCCGCCGGTCCCGGAGCGAGTGGAGGCGCTACTCGCTGACCTGATCGTGTTCAGCAACCGCGACGACATCGCCGCGCTCGCGCAGGCCGCGATCGCGCATGCGCAGTTCGAGACGATCCACCCGTTCGGGAACGGCAACGGACGCATCGGTCGCGCCTTGGTGGGAGCAATCCTGCGGCGCCGTGGCGTCATGCGCAATACGATCGTTCCCGTTGCTTCGGGGCTGAATGCACGTCGCGACGACTACTTCGACGCGCTCACGTCCTACCGCGCTGGCAGCGCCGCGCCGCTGGTGTCGCTCATGGCGCGCGCAGCAAAGGTCGGCGGGGACGAGGGCCGAATCTCGGTCGAGCGCATCAAGGAGATGCCCATCGATTGGGCAGAGCGCGTCGTTGCCCGCGCTGACTCGACCGCGTCCAAGATCATGGGCTCGCTGTTCTCCAGCCCGGTCATGACGCTCGACGAGGCGATGGCCGTCTCGAGCACGTCGAACAGCCAGGTCTACGTCGCGATGGCGCGCCTCGAGGAAGCGGAGATCGTCACCGAGATCACGGGACGCAAGCGGGATCGCGTATGGGCGGCAACGGACGTCATGGCCGAGCTCGACGATCTCGACGCGCGCATCCGCGCCGCGATGCGCTGA
- a CDS encoding YgcG family protein, producing the protein MTPDEPTTPPEPTPDVPVDDGRDPSLKPQRCVNCGSTQLKQDTNGVWHCDFCRSTFRADDPAMIVVDSPEVRQANDNVVDTADMLTYDQQQAIGAHLRGLGKKHDVVVVVETVNTITQNVEYYARKRAHELGVGDAAKDNGVYILLVRQPRRVQVQAGNGISTYLNGEDINEVVAAEMVPRLKADDLVSGLIEGADALVEKYLDNKAMNRVRTDSRASGPSAAAGLASVSPSTASKRYNEGRWRSKYSNPSSSDGGGNGSWMRYIPFFIVVIVLIWMLATGNFGSGGGGGGGYDGGSDSGWDSGGGWDSGGGGWDSGGGSDYGGGGFDSGSGGGSDW; encoded by the coding sequence GTGACCCCCGACGAGCCCACCACCCCGCCGGAGCCGACCCCGGACGTGCCCGTTGACGACGGCCGGGATCCGTCGCTCAAGCCGCAGCGCTGCGTGAACTGCGGCTCGACGCAGCTGAAGCAGGACACGAACGGCGTCTGGCACTGCGACTTTTGCCGTTCGACGTTCCGCGCCGACGACCCGGCGATGATCGTCGTCGACTCCCCCGAAGTGCGGCAGGCGAACGACAACGTCGTCGACACCGCCGACATGCTGACGTACGACCAGCAGCAGGCGATCGGCGCGCACCTGCGCGGACTCGGCAAGAAGCACGACGTCGTCGTGGTCGTCGAGACGGTCAACACGATCACGCAGAACGTCGAGTACTACGCGCGCAAGCGCGCCCACGAGCTCGGCGTCGGCGATGCCGCGAAGGACAACGGTGTCTACATCCTGCTCGTGCGGCAGCCACGCCGCGTGCAGGTGCAGGCCGGCAACGGCATCTCGACGTACCTCAACGGCGAGGACATCAACGAGGTCGTCGCGGCCGAGATGGTGCCGAGGTTAAAGGCCGACGACCTCGTGTCCGGCCTCATCGAGGGCGCCGACGCGCTCGTCGAGAAGTACCTCGACAACAAGGCGATGAACCGCGTGCGCACCGACTCGCGGGCGTCCGGTCCCTCCGCGGCGGCGGGGCTCGCATCCGTCTCCCCGAGCACGGCGTCGAAGCGCTACAACGAGGGGCGCTGGCGCTCGAAGTACTCGAACCCGAGCTCGAGCGACGGCGGCGGCAACGGCTCGTGGATGCGGTACATCCCGTTCTTCATCGTCGTCATCGTGCTCATCTGGATGCTCGCGACCGGCAACTTCGGCAGCGGCGGCGGGGGAGGCGGCGGCTACGACGGCGGCTCGGACTCCGGCTGGGATTCCGGCGGCGGCTGGGACTCCGGCGGCGGTGGCTGGGACTCGGGCGGCGGCAGCGACTACGGCGGGGGCGGCTTCGACTCCGGATCGGGTGGCGGCTCCGACTGGTAG
- a CDS encoding peptidylprolyl isomerase: MPLPTAVATIHTTLGDIKVNLFGNHAPITVENFIGLATGTKEWRHPGTGEVSTKPLYDGVIFHRIIKQFMLQGGDPLGQGIGGPGYQFDDEIHPELVFDQPYLLAMANAGIQMGRGTNGSQFFITTVPTPWLNRKHTIFGEVADEESKRVVDAIEAVPTDGRDKPLEDVVITGVDVESR, from the coding sequence ATGCCCCTTCCCACCGCTGTCGCGACCATCCACACCACCCTCGGCGACATCAAGGTCAACCTGTTCGGCAACCACGCCCCCATCACCGTGGAGAACTTCATCGGGCTCGCGACGGGCACGAAGGAGTGGCGTCACCCCGGCACCGGCGAGGTCTCGACGAAGCCGCTCTACGACGGCGTCATCTTCCACCGCATCATCAAGCAGTTCATGCTCCAGGGCGGTGACCCGCTCGGACAGGGCATCGGCGGCCCCGGCTACCAGTTCGACGACGAGATCCACCCCGAGCTCGTGTTCGACCAGCCCTACCTGCTCGCCATGGCGAACGCCGGCATCCAGATGGGGCGCGGCACCAACGGCTCGCAGTTCTTCATCACGACCGTGCCGACGCCGTGGCTGAACCGCAAGCACACGATCTTCGGCGAAGTCGCCGACGAGGAGTCGAAGCGCGTCGTCGACGCCATCGAAGCGGTGCCGACCGACGGTCGCGACAAGCCTCTCGAGGACGTCGTCATCACGGGCGTCGACGTCGAGAGCCGGTGA
- a CDS encoding rhomboid family intramembrane serine protease — MNSPRFGEQHEEDPSVCYRHPDRQSWVLCQRCGRTICPECQILAPVGVQCPDCVREAGGSVQWTPTATKPVKQRAAARRAPAASASTPRSGFAGWVTGLLRPGGESPPLSWVFAGSAIVLWLVGLFTSNLPAIWLAAFPNTAWQLWRFATFPFVYPAFASITSILLFALALFFWLLFAPSVERNFGRAKFLTVFFAASVFGAAAQLIFGGTAYGLGAGLFGLLGSYAVLMWSYPPARTQILVVLAINLVINLALGGGSLPLIFGGLLAGAGATYLLQFYEDRPRAKASTPYLIIGGAVAALAAIAVATNVPMF, encoded by the coding sequence GTGAACTCTCCCCGCTTCGGCGAGCAGCACGAGGAGGACCCCTCCGTCTGCTACCGCCACCCCGACCGGCAGAGCTGGGTGCTGTGCCAACGGTGCGGGCGCACGATCTGCCCCGAGTGCCAGATCCTCGCGCCCGTCGGCGTGCAGTGCCCCGACTGCGTGCGCGAGGCGGGTGGCTCGGTGCAGTGGACGCCGACGGCGACCAAGCCCGTGAAGCAACGGGCGGCCGCGCGTCGCGCGCCCGCGGCATCCGCATCGACCCCGCGCAGCGGGTTCGCCGGATGGGTGACCGGGCTCCTGCGGCCGGGTGGCGAATCGCCGCCGCTCAGCTGGGTCTTCGCGGGGAGCGCCATCGTGCTCTGGCTCGTGGGCCTGTTCACGTCGAACCTGCCGGCGATCTGGCTCGCGGCGTTCCCGAACACGGCCTGGCAGCTGTGGCGGTTCGCGACGTTCCCGTTCGTGTACCCGGCGTTCGCGAGCATCACGAGCATCCTGCTGTTCGCGCTCGCGCTGTTCTTCTGGCTGCTGTTCGCGCCGTCGGTGGAGCGCAACTTCGGGCGCGCGAAGTTCCTCACGGTGTTCTTCGCGGCATCCGTCTTCGGTGCGGCGGCGCAGCTGATCTTCGGCGGCACGGCCTACGGCCTCGGAGCGGGGCTCTTCGGCCTGCTCGGCTCGTACGCCGTGCTCATGTGGTCGTACCCGCCGGCGCGAACGCAGATCCTCGTCGTGCTCGCGATCAACCTCGTCATCAACCTCGCACTCGGCGGAGGCTCGCTGCCGCTCATCTTCGGCGGGCTGCTCGCGGGCGCGGGAGCGACGTATCTGCTGCAGTTCTACGAGGACCGGCCGCGGGCGAAGGCGTCGACGCCGTATCTCATCATCGGCGGCGCGGTCGCGGCGCTCGCGGCGATCGCCGTGGCGACCAACGTGCCGATGTTCTGA
- a CDS encoding cell division protein CrgA, with the protein MARPKTRTKPAAQETVKGEDAPNPVWFKPVMFGFMLVGLAWIIVYYVSQNSWPIPALGAGNILVGFGIMFIGFLMTTRWR; encoded by the coding sequence ATGGCCCGTCCCAAGACCCGTACCAAGCCGGCCGCCCAGGAGACCGTGAAGGGCGAAGATGCCCCGAACCCGGTGTGGTTCAAGCCGGTGATGTTCGGCTTCATGCTCGTGGGCCTCGCCTGGATCATCGTCTACTACGTCAGCCAGAACTCCTGGCCGATCCCCGCGCTCGGCGCCGGCAACATCCTCGTCGGCTTCGGCATCATGTTCATCGGCTTCCTGATGACCACGCGCTGGCGCTGA
- a CDS encoding class E sortase, producing MPGRRSLRPRRRVSVVGILGELLITGGVVVLLFIGWQLWLYDSIVGDELQEQATAQSREWDEQAAANPTPTPSDTPSDGPNEPISAEPPVQAAPAKTEQFAMLIVPRWGADYYRPIAEGVGVHDVLNKGLLGHYPGTQMPGEVGNFAIAAHRTTKGGSLHNIHELQIGDHVYVETAAGWYRYTFRNLEYVRPTGVGVLDPVPQDQMTPPSERYITMTSCNPILTSVERIIAYGVYDGFFPRDPSKPASGAPEEIAPTVTGTVAS from the coding sequence ATGCCCGGCCGTCGTTCCCTGCGTCCTCGGCGCCGTGTGTCGGTCGTCGGGATCCTCGGCGAGCTGCTCATCACGGGGGGCGTCGTCGTGCTGCTTTTCATCGGATGGCAGCTCTGGCTGTACGACAGCATCGTCGGCGACGAGCTGCAGGAGCAGGCCACGGCGCAGAGCCGCGAGTGGGACGAGCAGGCCGCCGCGAACCCCACGCCCACTCCGAGCGACACCCCGAGCGACGGGCCGAACGAGCCGATCTCGGCCGAACCGCCCGTTCAGGCCGCGCCCGCAAAGACGGAGCAGTTCGCCATGCTCATCGTCCCGCGCTGGGGCGCCGACTACTACCGCCCGATCGCCGAGGGCGTCGGCGTGCACGACGTGCTCAACAAGGGGCTCCTCGGCCACTACCCGGGCACCCAGATGCCGGGCGAGGTCGGCAACTTCGCGATCGCCGCGCACCGCACGACGAAGGGCGGATCGCTCCACAACATCCACGAGCTCCAGATCGGCGACCACGTGTACGTCGAGACGGCCGCCGGCTGGTACCGCTACACCTTCCGCAACCTCGAGTACGTGCGCCCGACGGGCGTGGGCGTGCTCGACCCGGTGCCCCAGGACCAGATGACGCCGCCCTCCGAGCGCTACATCACGATGACGAGCTGCAACCCGATCCTGACCTCCGTCGAGCGGATCATCGCCTACGGCGTGTACGACGGATTCTTCCCGCGCGATCCCTCGAAGCCCGCCTCGGGTGCACCCGAGGAGATCGCGCCCACGGTGACGGGGACGGTGGCGAGCTGA
- a CDS encoding aminodeoxychorismate/anthranilate synthase component II, translating to MTRVLVVDNYDSFVYTLAGYLVQLGAEIEVVRNDAFAAEESADRIADFDAVLLSPGPGTPGAAGVSIPIVHAAIASGAPLLGVCLGHQAIAEALGATVTHAEELMHGKTSLIEHDDSPFFDGVPQPFRATRYHSLAVVDSTVPDELEVTARTDGGIIMALRHREAPVYGVQFHPESVLTEGGYRMLGNWLAASGMPEAAERATGLSPLVKLS from the coding sequence ATGACGCGCGTGCTCGTCGTCGACAACTACGACAGCTTCGTCTACACGCTCGCCGGCTACCTCGTGCAGCTCGGCGCCGAGATCGAGGTCGTGCGCAACGACGCCTTCGCCGCCGAGGAGTCGGCCGACCGCATCGCCGACTTCGACGCCGTGCTGCTCTCCCCCGGTCCCGGCACCCCGGGCGCCGCGGGCGTCTCGATCCCGATCGTGCACGCCGCGATCGCATCCGGCGCCCCGCTCCTCGGCGTGTGCCTCGGCCACCAGGCGATCGCCGAGGCGCTCGGCGCCACGGTCACGCACGCCGAGGAGCTCATGCACGGCAAGACGTCGCTCATCGAGCACGACGACTCCCCCTTCTTCGACGGGGTGCCGCAGCCGTTCCGTGCGACCCGCTACCACTCGCTCGCGGTCGTCGACTCGACGGTGCCCGACGAGCTCGAGGTGACTGCGCGCACCGACGGCGGCATCATCATGGCGCTCCGCCACCGTGAGGCGCCCGTCTACGGCGTGCAGTTCCACCCGGAGTCGGTGCTCACCGAGGGCGGCTACCGCATGCTCGGCAACTGGCTCGCCGCATCCGGGATGCCGGAGGCGGCCGAGCGCGCCACGGGCCTCAGCCCGCTCGTCAAGCTCTCCTGA